Proteins found in one Carassius auratus strain Wakin chromosome 12, ASM336829v1, whole genome shotgun sequence genomic segment:
- the LOC113111437 gene encoding DNA damage-inducible transcript 4 protein-like, translating to MPEQLISSLSSEDSSLSSTPTSDESSKRLSWSRLMQKLHSSQSLDSDSDNHSSTDDASDAGSISQADLSESDLFFDPTEEALCKEVVQLIALNLTDAKDGVLHCSKLLIPETLLEHIGQELVHLSVSEPCGLRGALVDLCVEQDASCEAVGQIAVDPYLVPTFQLTLVLRLDSKGFWPKIQGLFTGRSPSSPVVRRALKLSTGFRVIKRKLYSSEELLIEEC from the exons ATGCCAGAGCAGCTGATTTCCAGCCTTTCATCTGAAGACTCGAGTCTCTCATCCACACCAACATCTGATGAATCCTCCAAACGCTTGTCCTGGAGCAGACTGATGCAGAAACTGCACAGCAGCCAAAGCCTGGACTCAGATTCAGACAATCACAGCAGCACAGACGACGCATCAGATGCAG GTTCCATATCCCAAGCTGATCTTTCCGAATCAGACTTGTTTTTTGACCCGACCGAAGAGGCCTTGTGCAAGGAAGTGGTGCAGCTCATCGCACTTAACCTGACCGATGCCAAAGACGGCGTCCTGCACTGCTCCAAACTCCTCATTCCCGAGACGCTCCTGGAGCACATCGGTCAGGAGCTGGTGCATCTGTCGGTCAGCGAGCCCTGTGGCCTTCGTGGTGCCCTCGTTGACCTCTGTGTGGAGCAGGATGCCAGCTGCGAAGCCGTGGGACAAATCGCAGTCGACCCCTACCTAGTGCCCACCTTCCAGCTCACACTTGTGCTGAGGCTTGACTCCAAGGGCTTCTGGCCGAAAATCCAGGGGCTCTTCACCGGCAGATCGCCTTCGTCTCCGGTTGTTAGACGTGCACTTAAACTGAGCACTGGATTTAGAGTtattaaaagaaaactgtacagctCTGAAGAGCTTTTGATTGAAGAATGCTGA